The stretch of DNA TCCCGCCAGGGCGGCCGAACTGGTCCAGTCGGGGTTCGTGGGCATCTCGGACGCCGCCAAGGCGGTGGGCACCTTCATGACGGGCCTGGTCAAATGACCGGCCTGGTCAGATGACCTGCTTGGTCACATAGCGGACCGGGTGTCCCGCCGGGCGGGGCCGCCGGTTACGGTGGGCCGGTCCACGCGACCCTCAATCCGCTAGGAGCGGCATCGTGATCCGGCACCTGGTCCTGTTCAAGCTCAACGACGGCGTCGCCAAGGACGACGAGCGCGCCGTCGCCGGCGCCAAGGCCTTCGACGAGCTCGGCCCGCAGATCCCCGAGCTGCGCGAGTGGGAGTGCGGCTGGAACACCAGCGAGCGCGACATCGCGTACGACTACGCGGTCAACAGCCTGGTCGAGGACGGCGCGGCGCTGCAGGCCTACATCAACCACCCGGCCCACCAGGCCGCCGCCGGGCAGTGGCGCGAGTTCGCCACCTGGGTGATCGCCGACATCGAGGTCTGACCCCCGCCGGCCCACCGGGCCGTACACGCACGAACCGGCCGAGC from Kitasatospora sp. MMS16-BH015 encodes:
- a CDS encoding Dabb family protein yields the protein MIRHLVLFKLNDGVAKDDERAVAGAKAFDELGPQIPELREWECGWNTSERDIAYDYAVNSLVEDGAALQAYINHPAHQAAAGQWREFATWVIADIEV